One part of the Salvelinus fontinalis isolate EN_2023a chromosome 4, ASM2944872v1, whole genome shotgun sequence genome encodes these proteins:
- the asb6 gene encoding ankyrin repeat and SOCS box protein 6 isoform X2, which produces MPFLHGFRRIIYEYQPLVDAVLCVVGLEEGTSTGERSRSPEDEDSLCGSLVELLEKESQSAVFEEGISYALFKVAERGLVCAAEVLLRYGADLNFEDPVSYYNPLHIAVLRNRPIMVRLLAGHGADINKRDRIHESSPLDLASEEAERLPCMRTLLDMGADVNARDKNGKSPLLHALASSDGLTVHNTENIRLLLQGGADVHAATLDGETAVSSLVFLVKEALEGSVADAAEIGRFCLRATRLLLAHGADPSCCLTPDGEADGEPSLTVTSLEHFDRLFPLAVLLLQSGASFHCSRHRASCWTGYRLVFQRLQTALLDCSDAEQAAELLEQAEVLLDLARVSSPSLALPLDLPMPDQDPNAQTLRDLHRRVVEQETGPPPLRCLCRAFIRGHLQPWPLDDRVKALPLPDRLKEYLLPEHTLSPKPGWDCFKPQHTLR; this is translated from the exons ATGCCTTTCCTCCATGGCTTTCGCAGGATTATATATGAGTATCAGCCCCTGGTGGACGCCGTGCTGTGTGTTGTTGGTCTGGAGGAAGGGACAAGCACTGGAGAGAG GAGCCGTAGCCCGGAGGATGAGGACAGTCTATGCGGGTCTTTAGTGGAGCTGCTGGAGAAGGAGTCCCAGTCAGCTGTGTTTGAGGAGGGGATCAGCTATGCTCTGTTTAAGGTTGCTGAACGGGGACTAGTCTGTGCAGCAGAAGTCCTTCTACGATATGGAGCAGATCTCAACTTTGAGG ACCCTGTGTCTTATTACAACCCACTGCACATTGCTGTACTGAGGAACAGGCCGATTATGGTGAGGTTGCTGGCTGGACATGGAGCTGACATTAACAAGCGAGATCGG ATCCATGAAAGTAGCCCCTTGGATCTCGCTAGTGAAGAGGCAGAGAGACTGCCTTGTATGCGCACACTGCTGGACATGGGTGCTGACGTGAATGCAAGAGATAAAAATG GAAAATCACCCTTGCTACATGCCCTAGCTAGCAGTGATGGACTCACTGTGCATAACACAGAAAACATCCGGCTGCTACTCCAGGGAG GTGCAGATGTTCATGCTGCCACACTGGATGGAGAGACGGCTGTATCCTCGCTGGTCTTTCTGGTGAAGGAGGCTCTGGAGGGCTCTGTGGCGGATGCAGCTGAGATCGGTCGCTTCTGTCTGAGGGCCACGCGGCTGCTTCTGGCCCACGGGGCTGACCCCAGCTGCTGCCTTACCCCCGACGGGGAGGCGGATGGGGAACCCTCCCTGACAGTGACCAGCCTGGAGCACTTTGATCGGCTCTTTCCCCTGGCAGTGCTGCTGCTGCAGAGTGGTGCCTCCTTCCACTGCTCTCGCCACAGAGCCTCCTGCTGGACAGGCTACAGGCTGGTATTCCAGAGGCTCCAGACGGCCCTGCTGGACTGTTCTGATGCAGAGCAGGCGGCTGAGCTCCTGGAGCAGGCTGAGGTCCTCCTGGACTTGGCCCGGGTGTCCTCCCCAAGTCTGGCCCTGCCCCTGGACCTGCCTATGCCAGACCAAGACCCCAATGCACAGACATTGCGGGACCTCCATCGGCGTGTGGTGGAGCAGGAGACCGGCCCTCCCCCCCTGCGCTGCCTCTGCAGGGCCTTCATCCGGGGTCACCTGCAGCCCTGGCCCCTGGACGACAGGGTGAAGGCTCTGCCCTTACCTGACAGACTGAAGGAGTACCTGCTTCCCGAACACACCCTGAGCCCCAAGCCAGGATGGGACTGCTTCAAGCCCCAGCATACCCTACGCTGA
- the asb6 gene encoding ankyrin repeat and SOCS box protein 6 isoform X1, translated as MSILVLSFCSSVLAQAAESGTSAKSMPFLHGFRRIIYEYQPLVDAVLCVVGLEEGTSTGERSRSPEDEDSLCGSLVELLEKESQSAVFEEGISYALFKVAERGLVCAAEVLLRYGADLNFEDPVSYYNPLHIAVLRNRPIMVRLLAGHGADINKRDRIHESSPLDLASEEAERLPCMRTLLDMGADVNARDKNGKSPLLHALASSDGLTVHNTENIRLLLQGGADVHAATLDGETAVSSLVFLVKEALEGSVADAAEIGRFCLRATRLLLAHGADPSCCLTPDGEADGEPSLTVTSLEHFDRLFPLAVLLLQSGASFHCSRHRASCWTGYRLVFQRLQTALLDCSDAEQAAELLEQAEVLLDLARVSSPSLALPLDLPMPDQDPNAQTLRDLHRRVVEQETGPPPLRCLCRAFIRGHLQPWPLDDRVKALPLPDRLKEYLLPEHTLSPKPGWDCFKPQHTLR; from the exons ATGTCAATTCTTGTTCTGTCGTTCTGCTCCAG TGTTCTAGCGCAAGCAGCAGAGAGTGGTACATCAGCCAAGAGCATGCCTTTCCTCCATGGCTTTCGCAGGATTATATATGAGTATCAGCCCCTGGTGGACGCCGTGCTGTGTGTTGTTGGTCTGGAGGAAGGGACAAGCACTGGAGAGAG GAGCCGTAGCCCGGAGGATGAGGACAGTCTATGCGGGTCTTTAGTGGAGCTGCTGGAGAAGGAGTCCCAGTCAGCTGTGTTTGAGGAGGGGATCAGCTATGCTCTGTTTAAGGTTGCTGAACGGGGACTAGTCTGTGCAGCAGAAGTCCTTCTACGATATGGAGCAGATCTCAACTTTGAGG ACCCTGTGTCTTATTACAACCCACTGCACATTGCTGTACTGAGGAACAGGCCGATTATGGTGAGGTTGCTGGCTGGACATGGAGCTGACATTAACAAGCGAGATCGG ATCCATGAAAGTAGCCCCTTGGATCTCGCTAGTGAAGAGGCAGAGAGACTGCCTTGTATGCGCACACTGCTGGACATGGGTGCTGACGTGAATGCAAGAGATAAAAATG GAAAATCACCCTTGCTACATGCCCTAGCTAGCAGTGATGGACTCACTGTGCATAACACAGAAAACATCCGGCTGCTACTCCAGGGAG GTGCAGATGTTCATGCTGCCACACTGGATGGAGAGACGGCTGTATCCTCGCTGGTCTTTCTGGTGAAGGAGGCTCTGGAGGGCTCTGTGGCGGATGCAGCTGAGATCGGTCGCTTCTGTCTGAGGGCCACGCGGCTGCTTCTGGCCCACGGGGCTGACCCCAGCTGCTGCCTTACCCCCGACGGGGAGGCGGATGGGGAACCCTCCCTGACAGTGACCAGCCTGGAGCACTTTGATCGGCTCTTTCCCCTGGCAGTGCTGCTGCTGCAGAGTGGTGCCTCCTTCCACTGCTCTCGCCACAGAGCCTCCTGCTGGACAGGCTACAGGCTGGTATTCCAGAGGCTCCAGACGGCCCTGCTGGACTGTTCTGATGCAGAGCAGGCGGCTGAGCTCCTGGAGCAGGCTGAGGTCCTCCTGGACTTGGCCCGGGTGTCCTCCCCAAGTCTGGCCCTGCCCCTGGACCTGCCTATGCCAGACCAAGACCCCAATGCACAGACATTGCGGGACCTCCATCGGCGTGTGGTGGAGCAGGAGACCGGCCCTCCCCCCCTGCGCTGCCTCTGCAGGGCCTTCATCCGGGGTCACCTGCAGCCCTGGCCCCTGGACGACAGGGTGAAGGCTCTGCCCTTACCTGACAGACTGAAGGAGTACCTGCTTCCCGAACACACCCTGAGCCCCAAGCCAGGATGGGACTGCTTCAAGCCCCAGCATACCCTACGCTGA